A region of Fimbriimonadaceae bacterium DNA encodes the following proteins:
- the glxR gene encoding 2-hydroxy-3-oxopropionate reductase, giving the protein MGAPMAGHLLTKGHDLVVWNRTATKADALVADGASRAESLADLAPSADLVILCVGTTEDVGECLAEMAPHARPETTFVDHSTISPEGAIRFHRDLGERGMRFIDAPITGGSMGAINGTLTVFCGGDERVIETVKPVLAAYSKRVERVGGPGSGQTMKAANQIAVAGALLGLCESLAFAANAGLDLSQTRDLLSGGAAGSWAFENYGPKILNSDWSPGFSVKNQRKDLRYCLEAATDQRMELPGTALVDELLATLSAEGRGEEATAALFEVLRRRKRR; this is encoded by the coding sequence ATGGGTGCGCCCATGGCTGGCCATCTACTCACAAAGGGCCATGATCTCGTCGTCTGGAATCGCACCGCGACAAAGGCAGACGCTCTTGTCGCAGACGGAGCGTCGAGGGCAGAATCCCTAGCTGACCTGGCACCCTCCGCCGATCTTGTCATCCTGTGCGTCGGAACCACCGAGGACGTCGGAGAATGCCTCGCCGAGATGGCGCCTCACGCGAGGCCAGAAACTACCTTTGTCGATCACAGTACGATCTCGCCCGAAGGCGCCATCCGCTTCCACCGTGATCTAGGAGAGCGCGGCATGCGGTTCATCGACGCGCCGATCACCGGCGGATCGATGGGCGCGATCAATGGCACCCTCACCGTCTTTTGTGGCGGAGACGAGCGGGTCATCGAAACGGTCAAACCCGTTCTTGCCGCTTACAGCAAACGGGTCGAGCGAGTCGGTGGACCGGGATCCGGCCAGACCATGAAAGCAGCGAACCAGATCGCGGTAGCCGGTGCGCTGCTTGGCCTCTGTGAGTCCCTTGCTTTTGCCGCCAATGCTGGTCTCGACCTCAGCCAGACACGCGACCTTCTTTCGGGCGGCGCTGCAGGAAGCTGGGCCTTCGAGAATTACGGACCAAAAATCTTGAACTCCGACTGGTCTCCCGGCTTTTCCGTTAAGAACCAGCGTAAGGATCTTCGCTACTGCCTGGAAGCGGCTACCGACCAGAGGATGGAGTTGCCCGGTACGGCTCTCGTCGACGAGCTTCTCGCGACGCTCAGCGCAGAGGGCCGTGGTGAGGAAGCGACGGCCGCTCTCTTCGAGGTTCTTCGGCGGAGAAAACGGCGGTGA
- the rbsA gene encoding Ribose import ATP-binding protein RbsA: MSLAVEMRGVRKGFGSTCALDGVDLLVQPATAHAIVGENGAGKTTLMKILYGSYRPDGGTISVLGESASFLKPQDAIDRGIGMVSQHYSIIGELTCLENLILGAEGGAVLRTRELQDRAEGLARKMGFSFDWNQPASQLGPAGSQKLEILKLLWRDSKIMILDEPTAMLSPSDAEALFASLRDLLAEGRTILLVTHRLPEVMDFCHDVTVLRRGKLVASTATKETDARQLAEMIVGHTIAAPLPSPRQPSPVLLDVRSLTVRDHREHEAVQQATFQVEAGEVVGIAGVDGNGQRELVHGILGLVPAMGEISLAGERIETWTTKQRLLAGIRVIPEDRHDEAIVEDWSLTENAGLGLQMIEPIRQGSNLATGRLHEIAKRASELFETRFASLSQPIRGLSGGNQQRYVAGRALQLEPLLLLAFQPARGLDIDATQRLYETIRETCRRTGMGAILICFDIDELLTFADRILVLNCGRLSALPQGREFDRQEIGRMMVGAA; the protein is encoded by the coding sequence GTGAGCCTCGCAGTCGAAATGCGGGGAGTAAGGAAGGGCTTTGGCTCCACCTGCGCGCTCGATGGTGTCGACCTTCTCGTCCAGCCGGCTACCGCCCACGCGATTGTCGGCGAAAACGGAGCGGGAAAAACGACGCTCATGAAGATCCTTTATGGCTCGTACCGGCCGGACGGGGGAACGATTTCCGTGCTCGGGGAGTCGGCGTCCTTCCTTAAGCCGCAAGACGCGATCGACCGCGGCATCGGGATGGTGTCCCAGCACTACAGCATCATTGGTGAGCTCACGTGCCTTGAGAACCTCATCCTCGGGGCGGAAGGCGGCGCCGTGCTGCGGACCAGGGAGCTGCAGGATCGGGCAGAGGGCCTGGCCCGTAAGATGGGCTTCTCCTTTGACTGGAACCAGCCTGCATCGCAACTTGGACCGGCCGGAAGTCAAAAGCTCGAGATACTCAAGCTGCTCTGGCGCGACTCCAAGATCATGATCCTGGATGAGCCGACGGCCATGCTCTCCCCATCCGACGCCGAGGCCCTATTTGCCAGTCTTCGCGACTTGCTTGCCGAAGGTCGGACGATTCTCCTTGTCACCCACCGCCTGCCCGAAGTGATGGACTTCTGCCACGACGTTACCGTCCTTAGACGCGGGAAGCTCGTCGCCAGTACCGCTACGAAGGAAACGGACGCAAGGCAATTGGCAGAGATGATTGTCGGGCATACGATCGCTGCGCCCCTCCCGTCACCACGCCAACCCTCGCCCGTCCTCTTGGATGTTCGGTCTCTAACGGTAAGGGACCACCGGGAGCACGAGGCCGTTCAGCAGGCGACGTTCCAGGTCGAAGCGGGTGAGGTCGTGGGCATTGCCGGCGTCGATGGCAACGGCCAACGGGAGCTGGTTCACGGCATTCTCGGCCTTGTTCCCGCCATGGGCGAGATTTCCCTTGCCGGAGAAAGGATCGAAACCTGGACAACCAAGCAGCGGCTCTTGGCAGGCATCCGCGTCATCCCGGAGGATCGCCATGACGAAGCGATCGTGGAAGATTGGAGCCTGACCGAAAACGCAGGGCTTGGCCTGCAGATGATCGAGCCGATCCGACAAGGATCCAATCTCGCCACTGGCCGGCTCCACGAGATCGCCAAGCGCGCAAGTGAGCTGTTCGAGACTCGTTTCGCCAGCCTTAGTCAACCCATTCGCGGGCTCTCTGGGGGTAATCAGCAGCGATACGTGGCTGGTCGCGCGTTGCAGCTTGAACCGCTGCTGTTGCTCGCCTTTCAGCCGGCGCGCGGGCTGGACATCGACGCGACCCAAAGGCTGTATGAGACCATTCGCGAAACATGCCGCCGCACGGGAATGGGAGCAATCCTCATCTGTTTCGACATCGACGAGCTGCTGACCTTTGCCGACCGTATCCTCGTCCTTAACTGCGGCCGGCTCTCTGCGCTGCCACAGGGCCGAGAGTTCGACCGGCAAGAGATCGGCCGCATGATGGTGGGAGCGGCTTGA
- the pcrA_1 gene encoding ATP-dependent DNA helicase PcrA produces the protein MPPSVETTSLNPEQASAVGYAGGPLVIFAGAGSGKTRVITYRIAHLISNGVSAYRILAVTFTNKAARELKERLEGLVGDQVRSLWVGTFHSICGRLLRISGEAIGIDRNFVIFDDDDQIAVVKDLLKKKNLDDKSIQPRAVLSQISWAKERLYTPEQYRKEATGFFERILAEIFPQYQLALAQNNGLDFDDMIQKSVELLESSQLVREQYQERFLHCLVDEFQDVNPAQYKLIQLLGAKHRNITIVGDDDQSIYAWRGADVSLILRFSSDYPDAKVITLAQNYRSTQRILEAAYEVIRHNRSRADKKLWTANDEGVPISVSEAGTEQDEAMLVADTVTREVRSRRRTWKDFAVLYRTNAQSRVMEEVFLTLRIPHVLVGGVRFYERKEIRDMIAYLRLALNPRDEISLKRVINVPSRGIGNTAIATLAEVAASMGISQFEAMATQDFQNRLTRRTLEGVRTFVAIVQEAGEMSQRGQVTPVLRHIMNRSGYLDELRAENSEESISRLENLQELLNVTGQYDQTAEEEPSLGEFLEQVALLSDADTLQNGGDAVTLMTLHTAKGLEFPVVYMVGLEEGVFPHSRSLTSESELEEERRLCYVGMTRARQELHMLHASRRAIFGQPSFNRRSRFLDDIPPELTSTLLPETTIAPRGLTQVRPSRSGEYAIVEPRREAPSRSAWKPPFNVGDRVRHTKFGLGVVISCNPVKNDAEVTVAFPGVTGVKKLLQSFAKLEAVT, from the coding sequence ATGCCCCCCTCGGTGGAGACCACCTCGCTCAATCCCGAACAAGCGTCCGCGGTCGGATACGCGGGAGGACCTTTGGTGATTTTCGCCGGCGCAGGGTCCGGGAAGACCCGGGTGATTACCTACCGCATCGCGCATTTGATCTCTAACGGAGTATCGGCTTACCGCATCCTGGCGGTTACCTTTACCAACAAAGCCGCGCGCGAGCTCAAGGAGCGCCTGGAAGGGCTGGTCGGGGACCAGGTCAGGTCGCTCTGGGTTGGAACGTTTCACTCGATTTGCGGTCGACTGCTGCGTATCAGCGGCGAGGCCATCGGGATCGACCGTAACTTTGTCATTTTCGACGACGATGACCAGATCGCGGTGGTGAAGGATCTCCTCAAGAAGAAGAACCTCGACGACAAATCGATTCAGCCGAGGGCGGTCCTTTCCCAGATCAGCTGGGCGAAAGAACGGCTTTATACTCCAGAGCAATATCGAAAGGAGGCCACCGGATTCTTCGAACGGATCCTTGCCGAGATCTTCCCGCAGTACCAACTGGCACTGGCGCAGAACAACGGTCTCGACTTCGATGACATGATTCAGAAGTCGGTGGAGCTCCTGGAGAGTTCGCAGCTCGTGCGCGAGCAGTATCAGGAGCGCTTTCTGCATTGTCTGGTCGACGAGTTCCAAGACGTGAATCCGGCCCAATACAAGCTCATTCAGCTTCTCGGCGCCAAACACCGCAACATCACCATCGTGGGTGACGACGATCAGAGCATCTATGCCTGGCGCGGCGCCGACGTGTCCCTCATCCTTCGGTTTAGTTCGGATTATCCGGACGCCAAAGTCATTACCTTGGCTCAGAACTACCGATCGACGCAGAGGATCCTGGAGGCTGCCTACGAAGTCATCCGCCACAACCGGTCTCGCGCGGACAAGAAGCTCTGGACGGCCAACGACGAGGGGGTCCCGATATCGGTGTCTGAAGCGGGCACCGAGCAAGACGAAGCGATGCTCGTCGCGGACACGGTTACGCGGGAGGTGAGAAGCAGGCGTCGCACGTGGAAGGATTTCGCCGTCCTCTACCGAACCAACGCCCAGTCGCGGGTGATGGAAGAGGTGTTTCTGACCCTGAGGATTCCTCACGTGCTGGTTGGGGGCGTCCGGTTCTACGAGCGTAAGGAGATTCGCGACATGATCGCCTATCTTCGACTTGCGCTGAATCCGCGCGACGAGATTTCGCTCAAACGTGTGATCAACGTTCCTTCACGCGGCATCGGAAACACTGCGATCGCGACCCTTGCCGAGGTGGCGGCTTCGATGGGGATCAGCCAGTTCGAGGCGATGGCGACCCAGGACTTCCAAAATCGGTTGACAAGGCGGACCCTGGAAGGCGTCCGGACCTTTGTCGCCATCGTGCAGGAGGCAGGGGAAATGTCTCAGAGGGGGCAGGTTACGCCCGTGCTGCGCCACATCATGAACCGGAGCGGCTACTTGGACGAGCTGCGGGCCGAGAACTCGGAGGAGTCGATAAGCCGGCTTGAAAACCTCCAAGAGCTGCTCAACGTAACCGGGCAATATGACCAGACTGCCGAAGAGGAGCCCAGCCTGGGTGAGTTTCTGGAGCAGGTTGCGCTGCTCAGCGATGCCGATACGCTGCAAAACGGTGGCGATGCCGTGACCCTGATGACGTTGCACACGGCCAAGGGTTTGGAGTTTCCGGTGGTCTACATGGTGGGACTGGAAGAGGGGGTATTCCCCCACTCTCGATCGCTCACTTCGGAAAGCGAGCTTGAGGAAGAACGCCGGCTCTGCTATGTCGGCATGACGCGAGCTCGCCAAGAGCTTCACATGCTGCACGCCTCCCGCCGCGCCATATTCGGCCAGCCTTCCTTTAATCGGCGTTCAAGGTTTTTGGATGATATTCCGCCTGAGCTCACATCCACCCTTCTGCCGGAGACTACGATCGCTCCCAGGGGTCTCACTCAAGTTCGACCGAGCCGCAGCGGCGAATACGCGATCGTCGAGCCTCGGCGAGAGGCGCCGTCGAGGTCGGCCTGGAAACCACCGTTCAACGTTGGTGACCGGGTTAGGCATACCAAGTTCGGGCTAGGTGTCGTCATCTCGTGTAACCCGGTGAAGAATGACGCCGAAGTTACGGTTGCCTTTCCGGGCGTTACGGGCGTTAAGAAGCTCTTGCAAAGTTTTGCCAAGCTGGAGGCGGTGACGTAA